A single Sphingomonas kaistensis DNA region contains:
- a CDS encoding DUF3072 domain-containing protein, with product MATTPDTDPKAHPTGNAVKDPDHWTTGGEPMTGAQASYLQTLSEEAGEEFDPELSKAEASKKIDALQEETGRGD from the coding sequence ATGGCGACGACCCCCGATACCGATCCCAAGGCCCATCCGACCGGAAACGCGGTCAAAGATCCCGATCACTGGACCACCGGCGGCGAGCCGATGACCGGGGCGCAGGCCTCCTATCTCCAGACACTGAGCGAGGAAGCCGGCGAGGAATTTGATCCCGAACTGAGCAAGGCCGAAGCGTCGAAGAAGATCGACGCGCTTCAGGAAGAAACCGGCCGCGGCGATTAA
- a CDS encoding cytochrome c biogenesis factor — protein sequence MGWLWLFLLLAATAAGLWVAGRLRGAALQVTLAALMLGAAGYALQGEPDLPGAPREGVLSRPALPLTEARQAMLGRFTAGERYLLIADSFARRGNTTEELGAIRAGLKAYPDNLALKIGLANALVDHAQMMTPAAELAFERARQAAPKHPAPLFFEGLARARSGDLERGLQLFRSALTLTPEGTSYRPMIEQGVTLVSNTLAEQQAGPSPPAGQGTPPPAPQDPLP from the coding sequence ATGGGCTGGTTGTGGTTGTTCCTCCTGCTCGCCGCCACCGCCGCTGGTCTGTGGGTCGCAGGCAGACTGCGTGGCGCGGCGTTGCAGGTCACTCTCGCGGCACTGATGCTGGGCGCGGCAGGCTATGCGCTGCAAGGGGAGCCCGATCTCCCCGGCGCACCGCGCGAAGGCGTGCTCAGCCGCCCGGCGCTGCCGCTGACCGAAGCGCGTCAAGCGATGCTCGGACGCTTTACAGCAGGCGAACGCTACCTGCTGATCGCCGACAGCTTCGCTCGCCGCGGGAACACGACCGAGGAACTCGGCGCGATCCGCGCGGGGCTCAAAGCCTATCCCGACAATCTGGCGCTGAAGATCGGCCTTGCTAACGCGCTGGTCGATCATGCGCAGATGATGACCCCCGCCGCCGAACTCGCGTTCGAGCGGGCACGCCAAGCAGCGCCGAAACATCCGGCGCCCTTGTTCTTCGAAGGATTGGCCCGCGCCCGGTCGGGCGATCTCGAGCGCGGACTACAGTTGTTCCGTTCCGCGCTCACGCTGACGCCCGAAGGCACCAGCTACCGCCCGATGATCGAGCAGGGCGTCACGCTGGTCAGCAACACGCTGGCCGAGCAACAGGCGGGGCCGAGCCCGCCTGCGGGGCAGGGGACACCGCCGCCCGCCCCGCAAGATCCGCTGCCTTAA
- a CDS encoding cytochrome c-type biogenesis protein → MSWRLALAALALLGATAASADSNRPPAPYAYKQLADPAKEAEATELMTELRCLVCQGQSIHDSDAEMAGDMRHLVRTRIEAGESPDQVRTFLIDRYGSWVSYQPRLDRQTFVLWLAPLVLLLAGGFLVLRRMKRRR, encoded by the coding sequence ATGAGTTGGCGTCTCGCCCTCGCGGCGCTCGCCTTGCTCGGCGCCACGGCGGCCAGCGCCGATTCAAACCGCCCACCCGCGCCCTATGCCTACAAGCAGCTCGCCGACCCCGCGAAGGAAGCCGAAGCGACCGAGCTCATGACCGAGCTTCGCTGCCTCGTCTGCCAGGGGCAGTCCATCCACGACAGCGATGCCGAAATGGCTGGCGACATGCGCCATCTCGTCCGCACCCGCATCGAAGCCGGCGAAAGCCCCGACCAGGTGAGAACCTTCCTGATCGACCGTTACGGTAGCTGGGTGAGCTATCAGCCACGGCTCGACCGCCAGACCTTTGTCTTGTGGCTTGCGCCACTGGTGCTGCTGCTCGCCGGCGGGTTCCTGGTGCTGCGCCGAATGAAGAGGCGTCGCTAA
- a CDS encoding DsbE family thiol:disulfide interchange protein, protein MSRRAWLLLPLLLFVGFVAAAAWRLSAPPDTSIRSRMVGREVPTFAAAPLLPGRPGLASSDLGQGKPRLVNFFASWCVPCIAEAPVLLDLQKRGVVIDAIALRDDPADVRKFLADNGDPFVALGSDPVGEAQIAFGSSGVPESFIVDAKGVIRYQHIGPITPEQIGEVMAEWEKAQ, encoded by the coding sequence ATGAGCCGTCGCGCCTGGCTGCTCCTGCCGCTGCTGCTGTTCGTCGGCTTCGTTGCCGCCGCAGCCTGGCGTCTGAGCGCACCGCCCGACACCTCGATCCGCTCGCGCATGGTCGGACGCGAAGTCCCGACCTTTGCGGCGGCGCCCTTACTGCCGGGCCGCCCCGGTCTCGCCAGCAGCGATCTCGGCCAAGGCAAGCCGCGGCTGGTCAATTTCTTCGCCAGCTGGTGCGTGCCCTGCATCGCCGAAGCGCCCGTGCTGCTCGACCTTCAAAAGCGCGGGGTCGTCATCGACGCCATCGCGCTGCGCGACGATCCCGCCGACGTGCGCAAATTCCTTGCCGACAATGGTGATCCTTTCGTCGCGCTCGGCAGCGATCCGGTCGGCGAAGCCCAGATCGCCTTCGGCTCGTCGGGCGTGCCCGAAAGCTTCATCGTCGATGCCAAAGGCGTCATCCGTTACCAGCATATCGGCCCGATCACGCCCGAGCAGATCGGCGAAGTGATGGCCGAATGGGAAAAGGCGCAATGA
- a CDS encoding heme lyase CcmF/NrfE family subunit, whose product MIAEAGLAALWLAFSLALLQFGLAVAGNRLGDLKTLVAPVAVAQGILTLLAFAMLIWLFIRTDLSVQLVAANSHSAKPFIYRFSGAWGNHEGSMLLWVTVLSAAGALLALVERRLPERSLRATLGAQALLALGFFGFLLIASNPFTRLNPAPAQGQGLNPLLQDPGLAFHPPTLYLGYVGLSVAFSLAVGALITREVGPAMARAMRPWVLGAWVLLTIGIVAGSYWAYYELGWGGWWFWDPVENASLMPWLAATALLHSINVLAARGSLRAWTVMLAVVAFSMSMIGTFLVRSGILTSVHSFAVDPTRGSFILGLLIFYTGGALLLFALRIASVREGARFDPVSREGALVANNLILSVILGTVFVGTLYPVAVEAFSGEKISVGPPYFNAVTGPLVLILAALLFIGPLLRWRRDTRPNLRRIAVPAIVTAIAFALTFVAPAMNLLPRLGLAFAAGLATASFLPLVGRDLRRTPLTIWGMVVSHLGIAVAMIGAASDASLTRETLAAARIGDVLTVGPWQVRFNGVDPVAGPNWTAIEGHLVATRGNTAIRMDPQSRFFSSPPTETNEAAIATRLDGQLYTVIGKREGDRWQLRLWWKPMVTFIWLGGALIALGGLLALIGRLRRERGRPLPLAEARS is encoded by the coding sequence GTGATCGCCGAAGCGGGCCTGGCCGCGCTGTGGCTCGCCTTCTCGCTCGCCTTGCTGCAATTCGGGCTGGCGGTCGCGGGCAATCGGCTGGGCGACTTGAAGACGCTGGTCGCACCCGTAGCGGTGGCGCAAGGCATCCTGACCCTGCTCGCCTTTGCGATGCTGATCTGGCTGTTTATCCGCACCGACCTCAGCGTCCAATTGGTCGCCGCCAACAGCCACAGCGCCAAGCCCTTCATCTACCGCTTCTCGGGCGCGTGGGGGAATCACGAAGGCTCGATGCTGCTGTGGGTCACCGTGCTGTCGGCCGCGGGCGCGTTGCTGGCCCTGGTCGAGCGCCGCCTGCCCGAACGCAGCCTTCGCGCGACGCTCGGCGCGCAGGCGCTGCTCGCGCTCGGCTTCTTCGGCTTTCTGCTGATCGCCTCAAATCCCTTCACCCGTCTCAACCCCGCGCCGGCGCAGGGGCAGGGCCTCAACCCCTTGCTGCAGGACCCCGGCCTCGCCTTCCATCCGCCGACGCTCTATCTCGGCTATGTGGGCTTAAGCGTCGCGTTCAGCCTAGCGGTCGGCGCGCTGATCACCCGTGAAGTGGGCCCGGCGATGGCCCGCGCGATGCGGCCGTGGGTGCTGGGCGCCTGGGTGCTGCTCACCATCGGCATCGTCGCGGGCAGCTACTGGGCTTATTATGAGCTCGGGTGGGGCGGCTGGTGGTTCTGGGACCCGGTCGAGAATGCCTCGCTGATGCCGTGGCTCGCCGCCACCGCCTTGCTTCATTCGATCAACGTGCTGGCCGCGCGCGGCTCGCTGCGGGCCTGGACCGTGATGCTGGCGGTGGTCGCTTTCTCGATGTCGATGATCGGCACGTTCCTGGTCCGTTCGGGCATCCTCACCAGCGTCCACAGCTTCGCGGTCGATCCGACCCGCGGCAGCTTCATCCTCGGCTTGCTGATCTTCTACACCGGCGGCGCGCTGTTGCTGTTCGCGCTGCGCATCGCCTCGGTCCGCGAAGGTGCGCGATTCGATCCGGTCAGCCGCGAGGGCGCGCTGGTCGCGAACAACCTCATCCTCTCGGTCATCCTGGGCACCGTGTTCGTTGGCACGCTCTATCCGGTCGCGGTGGAAGCGTTTTCGGGCGAGAAGATTTCGGTCGGCCCGCCCTATTTCAACGCGGTGACCGGCCCCCTGGTGCTGATCCTCGCCGCACTGCTGTTCATCGGGCCGCTGCTTCGCTGGCGGCGAGACACGCGGCCGAACCTCCGCCGCATCGCGGTGCCGGCGATCGTCACCGCCATCGCTTTTGCGCTGACCTTTGTCGCTCCGGCGATGAACCTGCTCCCGCGCCTCGGCCTCGCCTTCGCCGCCGGGCTGGCGACCGCGAGTTTCCTCCCGCTCGTCGGGCGCGATCTCCGCCGCACGCCGCTCACCATCTGGGGCATGGTCGTCAGCCACCTCGGGATCGCAGTCGCGATGATCGGCGCAGCGTCCGACGCGTCGCTGACCCGCGAAACACTTGCCGCCGCGCGGATTGGCGACGTGCTGACCGTCGGCCCTTGGCAAGTCCGATTCAACGGGGTCGACCCGGTCGCCGGCCCCAACTGGACCGCCATCGAAGGCCATCTGGTCGCGACCCGCGGCAACACCGCGATCCGTATGGACCCGCAAAGCCGCTTCTTCAGCTCGCCCCCGACCGAAACCAACGAAGCGGCAATCGCGACCCGTCTGGACGGCCAGCTCTACACCGTGATCGGCAAGCGCGAAGGCGACCGCTGGCAGCTCCGCTTATGGTGGAAGCCGATGGTGACCTTCATCTGGCTCGGCGGCGCGCTGATCGCGCTCGGCGGCCTGCTCGCCCTGATTGGCCGCCTTCGCCGTGAACGCGGGCGTCCGCTGCCGCTTGCCGAGGCGCGGTCATGA
- the ccmE gene encoding cytochrome c maturation protein CcmE, which yields MTLAPKHQRLVLVLLAVAALIGAVMLAMWGLSDRAAYFRTPQDVAAGRAEVGVPLRLGGMVEKGSIQRMPDGVSVAFVLTDGVGRVPVTFTGIVPDLFKENSGAIAEGQLGRDGTFAATNILAKHDERYMPPQMGNQAAEMMTRETVK from the coding sequence ATGACCCTCGCCCCCAAGCACCAGAGGCTGGTGCTGGTCCTGCTGGCCGTCGCGGCCCTGATCGGCGCCGTGATGCTGGCGATGTGGGGCCTGTCCGACCGCGCCGCTTATTTCCGCACCCCGCAGGACGTCGCCGCGGGCCGGGCCGAGGTCGGCGTGCCGCTGCGCCTTGGCGGCATGGTCGAGAAAGGCTCGATCCAGCGCATGCCCGACGGCGTCAGCGTCGCCTTCGTGCTGACCGACGGCGTCGGCCGGGTGCCGGTCACCTTCACCGGTATCGTCCCCGACCTGTTCAAGGAGAACAGCGGCGCCATCGCCGAGGGACAACTCGGCCGTGACGGCACCTTTGCCGCGACCAACATCCTCGCCAAGCATGACGAGCGCTACATGCCGCCACAGATGGGCAATCAGGCGGCGGAGATGATGACGCGGGAAACGGTGAAGTGA
- the ccmD gene encoding heme exporter protein CcmD — protein sequence MNQWAFVIAAYAVFLIGVGGLLAWSLLTCRSAEDQAEKLSRRK from the coding sequence ATGAACCAGTGGGCCTTCGTGATCGCTGCCTACGCGGTGTTTCTGATCGGCGTCGGCGGGCTGCTGGCCTGGTCGTTGCTCACCTGCCGGTCGGCCGAGGACCAAGCCGAGAAGCTGAGCCGCCGGAAATGA
- the ccmC gene encoding heme ABC transporter permease CcmC, translated as MHRFANPARFLKIAKPATAWLLGIGLVLSAIGIVGALFLMPPDYLQGETARILHIHVPAAWLGMGGWTGIAIASAMQIVWRHPLAGVAARAIAPAGAMFAFLCLATGSIWGRPTWGTWWEWDGRLTSMLVLFFLYCGYMALAAAEKERGPDGRAAPVFGLVGAVNIPIIHFSVQWWNTLHQGESIQLTGTTIAPEILWPLFFTLFGFSALFGAIVLLRMRTELAATKIEARLRRTASA; from the coding sequence ATGCACCGCTTCGCCAATCCTGCCCGTTTCCTGAAGATTGCCAAACCCGCCACGGCGTGGCTGCTGGGGATCGGCCTCGTGCTGAGCGCGATCGGGATCGTCGGAGCCCTGTTCCTGATGCCGCCCGATTACCTGCAAGGCGAAACGGCGCGGATCCTTCACATCCATGTGCCGGCCGCGTGGCTCGGTATGGGCGGGTGGACGGGAATTGCGATCGCGTCGGCGATGCAGATCGTCTGGCGCCATCCGCTCGCCGGCGTCGCCGCCCGCGCGATTGCTCCCGCGGGCGCGATGTTCGCCTTTCTCTGCCTCGCCACCGGTTCGATCTGGGGCCGCCCGACCTGGGGGACGTGGTGGGAATGGGACGGGCGCCTGACCTCGATGCTGGTGCTGTTTTTCCTTTACTGCGGCTACATGGCGCTGGCCGCGGCCGAAAAGGAGCGGGGGCCCGACGGCCGCGCCGCGCCCGTGTTCGGGCTGGTCGGAGCGGTCAACATTCCGATCATCCATTTCTCCGTCCAATGGTGGAACACGCTGCACCAGGGCGAAAGCATCCAGCTCACCGGCACCACCATCGCCCCGGAAATCCTCTGGCCCTTGTTCTTCACCCTGTTCGGCTTTTCGGCCCTGTTCGGCGCGATCGTGCTGCTCAGGATGCGGACCGAGCTTGCCGCGACCAAGATCGAAGCGCGTCTGCGCCGGACGGCATCGGCATGA
- a CDS encoding Glu/Leu/Phe/Val family dehydrogenase — MTDLWSLPDFDGHEAVTHVSDPASGLRAIIAMHSTHLGPAAGGTRFWHYAKGEDALNDALRLSRGMSYKNAMAGLPLGGGKAVILADDNRTKTPEMLAAFGRAVNMLGGNYVTAEDVGIGVADMQAVRRETRHVAGLPVAEGAVGGDPGPHTSLGVFLGIKAAVRRALGKDSLEGLHIALQGAGSVAGGVARRAAQEGARLTIADVDAVKAAALAKEVGGSIGDPATILATEADVISPNALGAILDDASIATLRAPIVAGGANNQLARPEHGAALMARGILYAPDYVINAGGIINVSTEYLQDGDADVVRSRIEGIPGRLEAIWSESVASGRDPATVADAMARKLIGRG; from the coding sequence ATGACCGATTTGTGGAGCTTGCCCGATTTCGACGGGCATGAGGCCGTGACCCATGTTTCCGATCCCGCGAGCGGGCTTCGTGCAATCATTGCGATGCATAGCACCCATCTCGGGCCCGCGGCGGGTGGGACCCGCTTCTGGCATTATGCCAAGGGCGAGGACGCATTGAACGACGCGCTCCGCCTGTCGCGGGGCATGAGCTACAAGAACGCCATGGCCGGCCTGCCGTTGGGCGGCGGCAAGGCGGTGATCCTGGCCGACGACAACCGCACCAAGACCCCCGAGATGCTGGCCGCGTTCGGCCGCGCGGTGAATATGCTGGGCGGCAACTACGTGACTGCCGAAGACGTCGGCATCGGAGTCGCCGACATGCAGGCCGTGCGCCGCGAAACCCGCCATGTCGCGGGCTTGCCGGTGGCGGAAGGCGCGGTCGGCGGCGATCCTGGGCCGCACACCTCGCTCGGCGTGTTTCTGGGTATCAAGGCCGCGGTGCGCCGCGCGCTCGGCAAGGACAGTCTCGAAGGCCTCCACATCGCGTTGCAGGGCGCGGGCAGCGTCGCCGGCGGCGTCGCCCGCCGCGCCGCGCAGGAAGGCGCACGCCTGACCATCGCCGACGTCGACGCAGTCAAGGCGGCAGCGCTGGCGAAGGAAGTCGGCGGGTCAATCGGCGATCCCGCGACCATCCTTGCGACCGAAGCCGATGTCATCAGCCCCAACGCGCTCGGCGCGATCCTCGACGACGCCAGCATCGCCACGCTGCGGGCGCCGATCGTCGCGGGCGGCGCCAACAATCAGCTGGCTCGCCCCGAACATGGCGCGGCGCTGATGGCGCGCGGCATCCTCTACGCGCCCGATTACGTGATCAATGCGGGCGGGATCATCAACGTCTCGACCGAATATCTCCAGGACGGCGACGCCGACGTGGTGCGCTCGCGGATCGAAGGCATTCCCGGCCGTCTCGAAGCGATCTGGAGCGAAAGCGTGGCGAGCGGGCGCGATCCGGCCACCGTCGCCGACGCCATGGCGCGCAAGCTGATCGGTCGCGGCTAA
- a CDS encoding HIT family protein, translated as MKFGYPQTLVEEGRHWAVLVRPAQPTLGSLVLCTLGEETSYGDLSPAAFAEQGAMVARIERTLRRFSRYERINHLMLMMVDPHVHFHIIPRYAGERRLEAISYEDKGWPALPDLSSAQPATDALVEALRAIWLSSSTEIESL; from the coding sequence GTGAAGTTCGGTTATCCTCAAACGCTGGTGGAGGAAGGCCGTCACTGGGCGGTCCTGGTACGACCCGCGCAACCGACACTCGGCTCGCTGGTGCTCTGCACGCTTGGCGAGGAGACGAGCTACGGCGACCTCTCCCCCGCCGCCTTCGCCGAGCAGGGCGCGATGGTTGCCCGCATCGAGCGCACGCTTCGCCGCTTCAGCCGATACGAGCGGATCAATCACCTTATGCTGATGATGGTGGATCCCCACGTCCACTTTCACATCATCCCTCGCTATGCCGGGGAAAGGCGTTTGGAGGCAATTAGTTACGAGGATAAGGGGTGGCCTGCCCTGCCCGATTTGTCCTCCGCGCAACCTGCAACGGACGCGCTCGTTGAAGCGCTCCGCGCTATCTGGCTTTCGTCCAGCACTGAAATAGAAAGTTTATAA
- a CDS encoding Crp/Fnr family transcriptional regulator yields MSKRSKAAAGDRIGLYDALVRAGLEPRLATLLDDMPRKSVEVDPRRPFREAGVERNEVFFVESGILAKYKGDGAGRRQIIALRFAGDGILPGEGVADYGIHAIVRSRVLVGQQRDFDPIVDAHPELARFFWKLTQRHADIGYEWLLNCGRRDSTARVVHLLCELAERSGLDPDKRRMMNPFTQQQIADITGQTSVNVNRVFADLERQGLIKREGRDILFEDWDELRRVASFSAAYLG; encoded by the coding sequence ATGAGCAAACGCTCCAAGGCGGCCGCCGGCGACCGGATCGGATTATACGATGCTTTGGTGAGAGCCGGGCTCGAACCTCGTCTTGCGACCCTTCTGGACGACATGCCGAGAAAGTCGGTCGAGGTCGATCCGCGTCGCCCGTTCCGCGAGGCTGGGGTCGAACGAAACGAAGTGTTCTTTGTCGAAAGCGGGATCCTCGCCAAGTACAAGGGCGACGGGGCCGGTCGGCGTCAGATCATCGCCTTGCGCTTTGCCGGCGATGGCATTCTGCCGGGTGAGGGGGTCGCCGATTACGGCATCCACGCGATCGTCCGCAGCCGGGTTCTCGTCGGGCAACAGCGCGATTTCGACCCCATCGTCGACGCTCATCCCGAGCTTGCCCGCTTCTTCTGGAAGCTGACACAGCGTCATGCGGACATTGGTTACGAGTGGCTGCTCAACTGCGGTCGCCGCGATTCGACCGCGCGCGTCGTGCATCTGCTATGTGAACTGGCGGAGCGCAGCGGGCTCGATCCCGACAAGCGCCGGATGATGAATCCATTTACGCAGCAGCAGATCGCCGACATCACCGGTCAGACAAGCGTCAACGTGAACCGCGTGTTCGCGGATCTCGAGCGGCAGGGCCTCATCAAGCGCGAAGGCCGCGACATTCTGTTCGAGGACTGGGACGAGCTTCGCCGGGTGGCGAGCTTCAGCGCGGCTTACCTGGGTTAG
- a CDS encoding HU family DNA-binding protein, with protein MNKQDLIGQIADRAGLNRMDAARAVETMLEVITDALRRGDEVRLVGFGNFVVTRRKASVGRNPRTGEPLQIDSTAQPKFRAGKLLKEAVQ; from the coding sequence ATGAACAAGCAGGATCTTATCGGGCAGATCGCCGACCGCGCCGGGTTGAACCGGATGGACGCGGCGCGGGCGGTAGAAACCATGCTCGAGGTGATCACCGACGCGCTGCGCCGCGGTGATGAGGTGCGGCTGGTCGGCTTCGGCAATTTCGTGGTGACCCGGCGCAAGGCGTCGGTCGGGCGCAATCCGCGGACCGGCGAACCGCTTCAGATCGACAGCACCGCGCAGCCCAAGTTTCGCGCCGGCAAGCTTCTCAAGGAAGCGGTGCAGTAA
- the lon gene encoding endopeptidase La, producing the protein MTLSLPILPLRDIVVFPKRIVPLFVGREKSVAALEAAMGQDKQIFLVAQLDPSEDDPNRDALYDLGVIATAMQLLKLPDGTVRVLVEGVKRARLIGLSNEDGHLTAEIEEVDEEAAEGPEAQALMRSVLEQFENYAKLNKRLPAETGVQLAEIEEPSVLADAVASNLSVKVADKQALLGELNPARRLEMVFAFMEGELGVLQVEKKIRSRVKRQMEKTQREYYLNEQLKAIQRELGNESEDGGDELAELAAKIRKTRLSKEARNKATAELKKLKAMAPMSAEATVARNYLDVLLGLPWGKKSKLNKDIVVAEKVLDDDHYGLEKVKDRIVEYLAVQARTNKLKGPILCLVGPPGVGKTSLGRSIAKACGREFVRQSLGGVRDEAEIRGHRRTYIGSLPGKIVSNLKKAGTSNPLFLLDEIDKLGQDFRGDPASALLEVLDPEQNSKFQDHYLELDYDLSDIMFVTTANSLDMPQPLLDRMEIIRLEGYTEDEKVEIANRHLIPKQLEAHGLKDGELTIADDGLRDVLRFYTREAGVRTLERELAKIARKALRRILEGKDQQVVVTADNLNDFLGVKRYRFGVSEEEDQIGAVTGLAWTEVGGELLTIEAVTVPGKGQIKTTGKVGEVMSESVQAAWSFVKARSPAYGVKPSVFAKKDVHVHLPEGAVPKDGPSAGIGMVTALISTLTGVPVRRDVAMTGEVTLRGRVLPIGGLKEKLLAALRGGITTVLIPQENEKDLAELPANLREGLTIVPVAHVDEVLARALSAKLEPIEWTEADEHAAEPVAPTQGQPSSPLRH; encoded by the coding sequence TTGACCCTTTCCCTTCCCATCCTCCCTCTTCGTGACATTGTCGTCTTTCCGAAGCGGATCGTGCCCTTGTTCGTCGGGCGCGAAAAATCGGTTGCCGCGCTCGAAGCGGCAATGGGGCAGGACAAGCAGATTTTTCTCGTCGCGCAGCTCGATCCGTCGGAAGACGATCCCAATCGCGACGCGCTCTACGATCTCGGGGTCATCGCCACCGCGATGCAGTTGCTGAAGCTGCCCGACGGCACGGTCCGCGTGCTGGTCGAGGGCGTCAAGCGCGCCCGGCTGATCGGCCTGTCGAACGAAGATGGCCATCTCACTGCCGAAATCGAGGAAGTGGACGAGGAGGCCGCCGAAGGGCCCGAAGCGCAGGCGCTGATGCGCTCTGTGCTCGAGCAGTTCGAGAATTACGCCAAATTGAACAAGCGCCTGCCCGCCGAGACGGGCGTGCAGCTGGCCGAAATCGAGGAGCCGTCGGTCCTGGCCGACGCGGTCGCGTCCAACCTGTCGGTAAAGGTCGCCGACAAGCAGGCGCTGCTGGGTGAACTCAACCCCGCGCGCCGGCTGGAGATGGTGTTCGCCTTCATGGAGGGCGAACTCGGCGTGCTTCAGGTCGAGAAAAAGATCCGCAGCCGCGTAAAGCGGCAGATGGAAAAGACCCAGCGCGAATATTATTTGAACGAGCAGTTGAAGGCGATCCAGCGCGAGCTTGGCAACGAGAGCGAAGATGGCGGCGATGAGCTGGCCGAACTGGCCGCCAAGATCCGCAAGACGCGCCTCAGCAAGGAGGCCCGTAACAAAGCGACCGCCGAGCTGAAGAAGCTGAAAGCAATGGCGCCGATGAGCGCCGAGGCGACCGTTGCGCGCAATTATCTCGACGTCCTGCTCGGCCTGCCGTGGGGCAAGAAATCGAAGCTCAACAAGGACATCGTGGTCGCTGAAAAGGTGCTCGACGACGACCATTATGGGCTGGAAAAGGTCAAGGACCGGATCGTCGAATATCTCGCGGTCCAGGCCCGCACCAACAAGCTTAAAGGCCCGATCCTCTGCCTCGTCGGCCCGCCCGGCGTCGGCAAGACCTCGCTCGGACGCTCGATCGCCAAGGCCTGCGGGCGCGAGTTCGTTCGCCAGAGTCTCGGCGGTGTGCGTGACGAGGCCGAGATCCGTGGCCACCGCCGGACCTACATCGGCTCGCTGCCCGGCAAGATCGTGTCCAATCTCAAGAAGGCCGGGACTAGCAATCCGCTGTTCCTGCTCGACGAGATCGACAAGCTCGGCCAGGATTTCCGTGGCGACCCCGCTTCAGCGCTGCTGGAGGTGCTCGACCCCGAGCAGAACAGCAAGTTCCAGGATCATTATCTGGAGCTCGACTACGACCTTTCCGACATCATGTTCGTCACCACCGCGAACAGTCTCGACATGCCGCAGCCTTTGCTCGACCGGATGGAGATCATCCGGCTCGAGGGCTACACCGAGGACGAAAAGGTCGAGATCGCCAATCGCCATCTCATTCCCAAGCAGCTCGAAGCGCATGGGCTTAAGGACGGCGAGCTCACCATCGCCGACGACGGCCTGCGCGACGTGCTGCGTTTCTACACCCGCGAAGCCGGCGTCCGTACGCTCGAACGCGAGCTGGCGAAGATCGCCCGCAAGGCGCTCCGCCGCATTCTCGAGGGCAAGGACCAGCAGGTCGTTGTCACCGCCGACAACCTCAACGATTTCCTCGGTGTGAAGCGGTACCGTTTCGGCGTCAGCGAAGAAGAAGATCAGATCGGCGCGGTAACCGGGCTCGCCTGGACCGAGGTCGGCGGCGAACTGCTGACCATCGAAGCCGTCACCGTGCCCGGCAAGGGCCAGATCAAGACCACCGGCAAAGTCGGCGAAGTGATGAGCGAAAGCGTTCAGGCCGCCTGGAGCTTCGTCAAGGCGCGCAGCCCGGCCTATGGCGTCAAGCCGAGCGTGTTCGCGAAGAAGGACGTCCATGTCCACTTGCCCGAAGGCGCGGTGCCTAAGGACGGTCCGTCGGCGGGAATCGGCATGGTGACGGCACTGATCTCGACCCTCACCGGGGTTCCGGTCCGCCGTGACGTCGCGATGACCGGCGAGGTCACCTTGCGCGGCCGCGTACTGCCGATCGGTGGCCTCAAGGAGAAGCTGCTTGCGGCCCTGCGCGGCGGGATCACCACCGTGCTCATTCCGCAGGAGAATGAAAAGGACTTGGCCGAGCTTCCGGCGAACCTGCGCGAAGGACTGACCATCGTGCCGGTCGCGCATGTCGACGAAGTGCTGGCGCGCGCGCTCAGCGCCAAGCTCGAACCGATCGAGTGGACCGAGGCGGACGAACATGCCGCCGAACCGGTCGCGCCAACGCAGGGACAGCCCTCTTCGCCGCTTCGGCACTAG
- a CDS encoding CPBP family intramembrane glutamic endopeptidase, translating into MDNLPAERRPKALTFLPRALFEPHRPIRYVAIAWACAFFPSLLLSALASHLVPDSGPSFPEVDPTLLLFLLVVFAPVLETLIMGTVLQVLERFFGFLPAVLLSSAGWGIAHSLEAPAWGLVIWWPFLIFSIVFLTWRKRSLGAAFALPMLIHGLQNLGPALLMVSGLNL; encoded by the coding sequence GTGGACAACCTTCCCGCCGAGCGGCGCCCGAAGGCTCTCACCTTTCTGCCGCGCGCCCTGTTCGAACCGCATCGCCCGATCCGTTATGTGGCGATCGCATGGGCCTGCGCCTTCTTTCCGTCGCTGCTGCTGTCGGCACTTGCCAGTCATCTCGTTCCCGACTCGGGTCCTTCCTTTCCCGAAGTGGACCCGACCCTGCTGCTGTTCCTGCTGGTGGTCTTCGCGCCCGTTCTCGAGACCCTTATTATGGGCACGGTGCTACAGGTGCTGGAACGCTTCTTCGGTTTTCTGCCCGCGGTGCTGTTAAGCTCAGCGGGTTGGGGCATCGCCCACTCGCTCGAAGCACCGGCATGGGGCCTGGTGATCTGGTGGCCGTTCCTGATCTTCTCGATCGTCTTCCTGACCTGGCGCAAGCGCAGCCTCGGCGCGGCCTTCGCCCTGCCGATGCTGATTCACGGCCTGCAAAATCTGGGGCCAGCTCTCTTGATGGTAAGCGGCCTCAACCTGTGA